The following coding sequences are from one Verrucosispora sp. WMMD573 window:
- a CDS encoding transcriptional repressor, with the protein MSDGGTAVRNTRQRSAVSALLAETEGFHSAQELHAMLRDRGERVGLTTVYRTLQGLADAGEIDVMRPPGGEHLYRRCSEGHHHHLVCRACGRTVEVAGPTVETWADRVAAQHGFTDVSHTLEIFGTCPTCAR; encoded by the coding sequence ATGAGCGACGGTGGTACGGCGGTTCGCAACACCCGTCAACGGTCGGCGGTGAGCGCGCTGCTCGCCGAGACAGAGGGCTTCCACAGCGCCCAGGAGCTGCACGCGATGCTGCGCGACCGTGGCGAGCGGGTCGGGTTGACCACGGTCTACCGGACATTGCAGGGGTTGGCCGACGCGGGCGAGATCGACGTGATGCGCCCACCGGGCGGCGAGCACCTGTACCGCCGGTGCAGCGAGGGGCACCACCACCACCTGGTCTGCCGGGCCTGCGGTCGCACCGTCGAGGTCGCCGGCCCCACCGTGGAGACCTGGGCCGATCGCGTCGCCGCACAGCACGGTTTCACCGACGTCAGCCACACCCTCGAAATCTTCGGCACCTGCCCCACCTGCGCCCGCTGA
- a CDS encoding metalloregulator ArsR/SmtB family transcription factor, translating into MTSGSGYDAYEGASELLRALSAPIRLAIVSELAGGERCVHELVDKLGVAQPLVSQHLRVLRGAGVVRGSRRGREIAYTLVDEHVAHIVADAVSHAGEGS; encoded by the coding sequence GTGACCAGCGGATCCGGCTATGACGCGTACGAGGGTGCCAGCGAGTTGCTGCGCGCCCTCTCGGCACCGATCCGGCTGGCCATCGTCAGTGAGCTGGCCGGTGGTGAGCGCTGTGTGCACGAGCTGGTGGACAAGCTCGGCGTGGCCCAGCCGCTGGTCTCCCAGCATCTGAGGGTGCTCCGTGGGGCGGGCGTGGTCCGGGGTTCCCGGCGGGGGCGGGAGATCGCGTACACCCTGGTCGACGAGCACGTCGCGCACATCGTGGCCGACGCGGTCAGCCACGCCGGGGAGGGATCATGA
- a CDS encoding metal ABC transporter permease, which yields MSLFQYEYMQLALVSALIIGLTAPALGIYLVQRRLALIGDGIGHVALTGVGAGLLFQTSPVIMAVIAATAGAVVIELIRERGRTSGDLALALLFYGGIAGGVVLVGLSDSTSSNLNAYLFGALSTASRADVATIAVLGTAVLVVMIGLRPALFAVCHDEEYARVSGLPVRALNLLLAVTTAITVTIAMRAVGVLLISALMVVPVATAQQVTRGFRSTMAAAMALGLFAGGAGIWMAATADTAPGASVVVLAIASFVVVTLLAAGWRRLRRARPQPAPAPEPHEVVLGGS from the coding sequence ATGAGCCTCTTCCAGTACGAGTACATGCAGCTTGCGCTGGTCAGCGCTCTGATCATCGGGCTGACCGCGCCCGCGCTCGGCATCTACCTGGTGCAGCGGCGGCTGGCGCTGATCGGCGACGGCATCGGGCACGTCGCACTGACCGGGGTCGGTGCCGGCCTGCTCTTCCAGACCTCCCCCGTGATCATGGCAGTGATCGCGGCAACCGCCGGCGCGGTCGTCATCGAGCTGATTCGTGAACGCGGCCGTACCTCCGGCGATCTGGCCCTCGCGCTGCTCTTCTACGGCGGCATCGCCGGCGGGGTGGTGCTGGTCGGTCTCTCCGACAGCACCAGCTCCAATCTCAACGCGTACCTGTTCGGCGCGTTGAGCACGGCGTCGCGGGCGGACGTCGCCACCATCGCGGTGCTGGGTACGGCCGTGCTGGTGGTGATGATCGGGCTGCGGCCGGCGCTGTTCGCCGTCTGTCACGACGAGGAGTACGCCCGGGTATCCGGCCTGCCGGTGCGCGCGCTCAACCTGCTGCTCGCGGTCACCACGGCGATCACGGTGACGATCGCCATGCGCGCGGTCGGCGTGCTGCTGATCAGCGCGCTGATGGTCGTCCCGGTGGCCACCGCGCAGCAGGTCACCCGAGGGTTCCGCAGCACGATGGCGGCGGCGATGGCGTTGGGCCTGTTCGCCGGTGGCGCGGGCATCTGGATGGCGGCGACCGCCGACACCGCGCCCGGCGCCTCGGTGGTGGTGCTCGCGATCGCCTCGTTCGTGGTGGTCACCCTGCTGGCCGCCGGTTGGCGCCGGCTTCGGCGGGCCCGACCCCAGCCCGCGCCGGCCCCGGAGCCGCACGAGGTGGTGCTCGGCGGGTCCTGA